The sequence below is a genomic window from Patescibacteria group bacterium.
GCTAGGTCGCGTCCGCAGAAAAATTGTGTATTCCTGAGTGGGAAAGAACCTGAGTGAGCAATTACCCTCTCCTCTTCACCCCGCTTCTTGTTTCCTGGATAGCCAGTGCGATCTGCTTGGGCACTTCTTCATAATGGGAAAATTCCATGGTGTTGGAAGCGCGCCCCTGTGTCATTGAGCGCAGGGTGGTCGCATAGCCGAACATCTCCGCCAGAGGGACGAGCGCATCGATAATCTTCACGCCGCTGCGGTCCCGCATCTCTTTGATCTGTCCGCGCTTCGCATTCAAATCTCCTATCACCTCGCCCAGAAATTCTTCCGGCGTTATTACTTCCACTTTCATGATAGGTTCGAGCAACACGGGCAACGCTCTTTTGCACGCTTCCTGGAACGCGAATGATCCCGCGAGTTTGAATGCCGCTTCCGATGAATCGACTTCGTGGTACGAACCGTCATACACGGTGACCGTCATGTCAATCACGGGATATCCCGCGACGACGCCGTTCTCAAGCGCTTCTTTCACGCCCTTCTCAATGGCGGGGATATACTCGCGCGGAATGGACGCTCCTTTTATTTCATCGATGAACTCGTAGCCCTTCCCCCGCTCTTGCGGCGCCACTCTCAGCCAGCAATGGCCGTATTGCCCGCGCCCGCCTGTCTGCCGGATGTATTTCCCTTCCCCTTCCGCCTCATCTTTGATCGTTTCTTTATATGCCACCTGCGGCTTGCCCACGGTCGCGCCGACACTGAACTCGCGCTTCATTCTTTCCACAATAATTTCAAGATGCAGCTCACCCATGCCTGAAATAATGGTCTCGAGCGTTTCCTCGTCTGTCCTGATGCGGAAGGTGGGATCTTCCTCCGCAAGACGCTGGAGCGCGATGCCCATTTTTTCCTGATCCACTTTCGTCTTCGGCTCGATCGCGACAGAGATAACCGGCTCGGGAAATACAATGGACTCGAGCAATATAGGATGGTCCGGATCGCACAAGGTATGGCCGGTAGAAGTGCTCTTCAATCCCACCGCCGCGGCGATCTCTCCTGCAAACACTTCATCCACATCTTCCCGGTGATTCGCATGGAGCCGCACGATCCTGCTGATGCGCTCGCGCTCTCCATTGCTTACATTGAGGACGTATGATCCTGAGGTCAGGTGCCCGGCATACACGCGGAAAAAAGTGAGTTTTCCCACATAGGGGTCAGCCGCAACCTTAAAGGCAAGCGCAGTAAACGGCTCATCATCCGATGCCTTGCGTGAAACCGCGGCGCCGGTCTTGGGATCAGATGCCACTAAATCAGGCACATCCAAAGGAGAAGGAAGATATTCCACGATTGCGTCAAGAAGGAATTGCACTCCTTTATTTTTCAGCGCAGAACCGCAAAGGATGGGGATAATCTTGCACTGGATCACTGCCTTTCTCAATACTGCTTTTAATTCCCCCAAGGCGGGCTCCTTGCCTTCCAAGTACTGGCGCATGAGGGTATCGTCATTTTCCACTATTGCCTCAATGAGCGCGTGGCGCGCGGTTTCCGCAACTTTGCTTAATTCAGCGGGGATTTCTTCTTCAGTAATTTCCTTACCCCATTCGTCATGGTACAGGTATGCCTTGCGAGTAAGGAGATCAATGATGCCTTTGAATTTTTCCTCATCTCCGATGGGGATCTGGAGCGGGTACGCATTCTTGGCGAGCCTTGTGTGTATGCTCTTCACGTCCGCCCAAAAATCCGCGCCCATCCGGTCGAGCTTATTGATGAAACACATGCGGGGCACATTGTAGCCGTCCGCATAACGCCAGTTCGTCTCGCTTTGCGGTTCCACTCCTGCCACGCCGTCAAACACCACGACGGCGCCGTCAAGCACCCTCAAACTTCTCTTCACTTCCACGGTAAAGTCAATGTGGCCCGGAGTATCGATGAGGTTCAGCCGGTGCTTATTGCCAGGATCGGACGTCGGCGCCCAGAAACAAGTCGTCGCGGCAGCGGTAATGGTGATGCCGCGCTCCTTCTCCTGCTCCATCCAGTCCATTTCAGCCGCGCCTTCATGGACCTCCCCGATCTTATGCTTCTTGCCAGTATAAAACAGCACGCGTTCAGACACGGTGGTTTTTCCCGCGTCAATGTGGGCGATAATGCCGAAATTTCTCGTTTTCTCTAATGAATATTCCCGTGGCATACCCGCCTAAATTTTGCACTTCATTAAGTGCATAATATGGTAATAAGGAATGAATCGACCAAATGAATCTATACCTAGTGCCGTTACAATTTAATTCGGCTATAACTGATATGCTTATTTTACCATCTGTATTGAAATACTAATCTCTTGCGTGTCGCAAAACTTAATTGTAACGGTACTAGTTCATGCCCGCAAAACTTAGGCGGGCGAATATGAAGTTTGATGGTGAAGCTCCACGGCTTTATAGCCGTGGCATCTTCACGTTCTTCGGCGGAACCCGCCGAAGCGTATCCGCCTTCGCTTGGAGGCTACGGCGGATTACCCGCATCGCATTCATCCACCCCGCCATGGCGGGGTGGCTTTCTGCGGAGGCGGGTAAAAAAATAAATCCTCCCCTTCTCTCTCCCTCCTTCTCCTTCCGCAATCGTGCGTGAGCGCATGAACCTTCACTTGATGATCGGGGTAAACTGATTTTCGCAGCGATTTTTCTTCAGCGAGAGCTGCGCTTGCGAAACCCTCCGCAACCGGCCCCAGCACGGTCTCTGATGTCAGTCGGAGTGGGGCTGGTGAGGCGGAGTGCGGTCCCGCGCTGGCGGGACCGACACGTGTTTCGCAATGTGCAACTCGAGCGACTGCGTGAGTCCATCATCGGCAATCCCGAGCGTCTACCCATAGCGGGCGAAATGCGCAAACGCGCGGTTCGCTTCCGCCATTCTCTGCATATCCATTTTCTTTTTCATGGCCGCGCCCTCACCCTTCGCCGCCTCCTGCAGCTCTTCCAGAAGTTTCTTGTGCATCGGTTTTCCTTTCCGGGCTCTTGAGGCATCAATAATCCACCGGAACGCGAGCGTGTTCCTGCGGTCGGGATTTACGGGAAATGGAATTTGATAGTTGGCGCCCCCAATCCTGCGCGGCCGTATTTCCAGCGCCGGCCCTACATTCTTCATGGCCATATCAAACACCGTGAGCGGGTCAGCGCCTGCGCTTTTAATGGCATCAAACGTGCGGTAGAGCACATTTTGCGCGGTTGATTTCTTCCCGCGCCGCATGAGGTAATTGATGAATTTCGCAATCGTCACCGATCCAAACTTTGGATCCGGCGCAATTTTTCTCTTTGGTGCTTTCTTTCCACGCATAATAACTAAATCAAAATGCAAAATGCAAATCTCAAAATGATGGTATTACGTCCCGCTGAGGCGGGACTCCATAATTTTGATTTTTGGACTTTGATTTTTGGATTAGCATTTTCATTTCTTCGCCTTCTCCCGCTTCGCGCCGTACCGCGACCTTCCCTGTTTCCTCGCCTGCACGCCGCCGGTATCATAGACTCCCCGCACAATATGATAGCGCACCCCGGGCAAATCCTTTACCCTGCCGCCGCGCACCAATACAATGGAGTGTTCCTGCAAATTATGCCCCTCGCCGGGGATGTACACAGTCGCTTCTTCGCCGTTCGAGAGCCTCACGCGGGCGATCTTCCGTAAAGCAGAGTTCGGTTTCTTGGGCGTCATGGTGGTCACCTTGAGGCACACCCCGCGCTTATAGGGGTTTCCTTTATCAAGCGTTTTCCTTCTGCGCGTAAGCACGTTAAACACCGTCTGCATGGCAGGCGATTTGGTCTTGCGCTTGAGGCTCTTCCGCCCTTGGCGGACTAATTGGTTAATGGTCGGCATAAAAAATCGGTATAAGACGATAAGTCCTATACGTCCTTATCATATGACCTATACGACTTAAGTTACTTATTACGCTTTATAATTTACCAATTCTTTTAAAAAGTGTCAAACTGCCTTACCCGGCAATTCCTGTGAAGAGACGGAAAAGGAATGCCATAAGCGGAAGAAGCGCGCTCGCGAAATAAAATATAAATAAAATAAAAAGCACGATGCCATACCGCTCAAAAGTGTGCTCCATCCCCCGCCAGGAATCCGGAAGGAGCGCGAATAATATTTTCGAACCGTCAAGAGGAGGGATGGGCACGAGGTTAAACACCGCCAGCATCACATTCGCCCATACGCCTACGCTAAGTATTTCCAAAAAGGAGGATGAGGGAAGGAAACGGACTACCATGCCAAGGAACGCCGCGATTATGAAATTGGATGCAGGGCCTGCTATCCCGACAAGCGCGGGTCCCCATTTCTTATCTTTTAGATTATAGGGATTATAAGGGACTGGCTTGGCATAGGCGAATAAAAACCGCCCGCCCGTGGTAAACCACGCGATAAGCGGCAAAAGAATTGAACCCATGGGATCAATATGCACGATTGGGTTAAGTGTAAGCCTTCCCAAATCCTTGGCGGTCGGATCGCCAAGCTCATTCGCCATCCATCCATGGCTGTACTCATGGATGATCGCGCCCATGATGATGAAGATGAGAAACGCAATATCGGTCATATCTCTACTCAGTTACCATTCCAATTCCGATTGTCATTCCAGACCGGGATCTGGAATCCAGACAAAAAATAAGCAAACAAAACGATGTTTCATTTAACCGTTTAGCATTGCAGCCAATGTAACAATGTAACTATTTAACAGTTTAACAATTTCATTCTCAAGGTGTATATCAATCCTACCACTTCTCATGCAATCTCTACAAATTTGCCTTTTACCGCCAATTATGTTAACCTACCTTCAAGAGAAAATCGTCCCGCACTGCGGGACTCCGCAATTTTAATTTTCAACTTTGTGATTATTAATTTTAGAGTTTAGAGCTTAGAATTTAGAATTTTTCAAGAATATGTCCCGCCGCTGTGATTTTTGCCTTCGTGGTCCTACCAAAATGACCACCCGCTCCCACTCGAATATTGCATCGAGGCGCTGGGTGTATATCAATCTCCAGCCCAAAACCATTGACGGCAAGGGAGTCAAGATTTGTACGCGCTGCCTCAAGACGCAAGCCAAGAAGATGGTAACAAAATCATAACTTCGAATTTTAAAATTCCAAGTTTACCACCCGCATAAAGCGGGCTTTTTATTTATATTTATTGACATTATAGTGGTGTGTAGTAATATACCAAAAAATTGGCCTATAGCTCAACTGGTAGAGCAATCCTTTAGGAAAGGATGGTTAGGGGTTCGATACCCTTTAGGCCGCCAAAAATAAATAGGCCCCGTAGCTCAATTGGTTAGAGTACCTGCTTGACATGCAGGGTGTTGGAGGTTCGAGTCCTCCCGGGTCCACCAAAAAAACTGCGCCCGTAGTTCAACTGGTTAGAACAATGGCTTGGTAAGCAGTAGGTTGGGGGTTCGAATCCCCTCGGAGCGCTCCATAAAGCTGTGCCCGTAACTCAGCAGGTTAGAGTAATCGCCTGATAAGCGGGAAGTCGTAGGTTCGAACCCTACCGGGCACACCATACAAAAGGCCATCATTTACATGATGGCCTTAAAATTTTTTAAACCACAAACCCGCCTCATATCTGGCGGGTTCCTGATTATTACACTGAAACCGATCTACAGTTTTCAGATTTATCTCTCTCGCATATCTTAGACTTAGCTTGAACTTTTTTCGAGCGAGAGTTCAAAGGAATTTTAAAGGAAAAAACTGAACTGAAATTTCCCAAAACCGCTTTCGGGCGGCGGCGAGGCCTCAAAATCGCATATTATTGTTTAAGAATATCTCCCAGTTGCCTTATTGCCTCGCCGTAGCGCGCCCAATCACCATCCCTTTGCGCTCGAACGGCTTCCTCATACGCTCCTAAGGCTCTTCGTATACGCTCCGGAATATCTTGAGGTGGTATTCCACCTGAGGCGGACGGTTTTGTTGTCGCGGACCCTTGCGGCTTTACTCCCGCTCCACTGCCAAAAATTTTCGATAACCCCTCCTCCAGCGTCTCTTCCATGGCAATTTTATTTTCATACGCCACAACCACCCTTTTTAACTCGGGGATTTTTCCGGCTTCGGCCTTGAGATAGAGCGGGCGCACATACAAGAGCGATTCCTCAATCGGAATAACTAAAAGTGGGCCTTGGATTACTTGCGACCCGCCTTGACTCCAAAGCGAGATCTGCTGACTAATCACCGGGTCCTGGTTGATGCGGCCGATGATCTGCTTTGGTCCGAACACAAGCTTGTCTTTAGGAAAACGATAGACCAACAACTTGCCGTAGTTTTCTCCATCGTTACGGGCAACCATCCAGGCGGACAGGTTGTCTTTTGCGCGGGGAGTAAAAGGCAGCATCAAAATATATTCCTCTTTTTTCTCTCCCGGCAACTTCATAATAATATGCCGTGGTTGCATCGGCGGAATCCCGCTCCCACGGGACGCCCCCTCTCCTTCTGACGCAATGGCCGGAATTTCCCACTGGTCTTCTTTGTTGTAAAAAATCTGTGGATCATCCATGTGGTAGACCGAATACGCGGCAGTCTGCAGGGTAAAGATATCTTCGGGATAGCGCAAATGAGAAACAAGGTTCTCTGGAATTTCTGACATCGGTCGGAATGTTCCGGGGAAAATCGTGGCGTATGTTTTTAAAATCGGGTCCTCTGTGTCCGCTTGATAGAAAACGACACTGCCATTATACGCATCAACCACCACTTTTACCGAGTTTCTCACATAATTTACACTCTTGCCATTCAACAACAACGGTTGGGAATAGGGATAACGGTCGCTCGTGGTATAGGCATCGGCGATCCAATACACCTTGCCGTCGGCAATAACGATATAAGGGTCTCGGTCAAAGGTCAAAAACGGCGCGATTTTGGCGATTCTTTCGGCAATAGTGCGGTAATACAGAATACGACTCTCACTGGTTATGTCGTTAGACAAAAGCAGTTTAAGCGATTGGAATTTCACTGCGTAAAAGACACGCTTGATGAAAGAGTTCATCTCCACCCCACCCGTGCCTTCATATGTTGCGTAGACATTTTCTTCGCCTTTTGGATAGTTGAACTCGAGAGATTTGGTTTTTGCGATGACGTAGTCGTTTGAAAGCTCGCCGAAGTAGATCTCAGGACGCGAGATTTTCAGTTCATCCACATCAGATTTGGGCGGCAAATCCTTAACGAATAAAACCGGCAATCCTTCCTGGGTGACTTGATTCATCGGCCCGGCCGCTATGCCATAGCCGTGCGTAAACGTCAGCCGTTCATTGATCCAGTTCCTGTTCGGCAGGCTGGCCGAAGACAACTCCCGCGGAGAGAGCATAATCTGGCGAATTTCTCCATCTATGATATAGCGATCATTATCAACTTCGGCAAACTCGTAATAAGTTCTGATTTCCTGTATCTGGGAAAAAGTTGACAAAAGGGGCTTCCTGTCCCAAAGCCGCATGTTTTTAACCGTGAGATTGTTGGCCGAGATATCAGTGCTGGTTATGGGCTTATCTCCCGAGATTTCTCGTTCCTCGATTTTATCAAGAGCAAACGCCTGACGGGTAGCGGCGATATTATACTTAATAAACGGCGTTTCTTTTACCAGCTCATTGGGGGCAACCACCAATTTTTGAACAAGGGAAGGGATTACTGCTCCCGCGAATCCCACGACAACATAAAGAGAAACTGCTCCGACAAGCAGTGACAACTTTCCCTTCCATACCCAAAAGACGACCGAAACTGCCGCAAGTACAGCCGTAACCATTGAGATCCAAAGCATGAGTATTCTCACGGTTGCGTCTGTGTACGTCGCGCCAAATACTAAACCATCCTGACTCGCGAGCAGTGTAAAGCGAGAAAGGTAGACCCCGGCGGCAATGGTTGAGAGAATTATTGCGAGCAAGATGCCAAGATGAATTCTCGCCGCGCGTTCAATTCGCATTTGTTTAAGTAATTGTAGACTTGCGACATAAAGGCTGCCTCGCAAAAAATATATGATCGCACAGCCGATCAGCGTCAAGATAACGAGTGTTTTCGCGAGACCAAGACCCGCTTGTAAAACAGGGAGAGAGAAGACATAAAATCCGATGTCTTTATTAAAGATAGGGTCTGTCGCGCCAAAAGCCGCGCCTGAAATAAATTTTAATACCTCCTGCCAATTGGCCGCCGCCACAAGTCCGAAAAAGAGCGCGATTGCCACGCTCAACACAACGGCCAATTTTTTAACAATGCGATTGTTCAAATCCACCGGCCGGCCGATTAACGCCTCCGGCAAAATTGCCGTCCAAGAGATTTTTGAGCGGATTGCTAAAGAGAAGTTGATAAACAAAAAAACGGCGGCAAAAATTCCCGCTACCGAAAACAACGCTATTTTAGCGATCAGAGACTTAATAAAGATTTGAGTGTAGCCAACCTCGGAGAACCACCACCAATCAGTAACAAAGGCGACAATGCTTGAAAAAAGGATAAAGACAACAAAAAGCCCAATAAAGGAGATTCGTGTGAGGTACTTTGGAATAGTCATAATGATTATATTATAGAAAATTTTTCCTCAGTTGTTAATATCCACCCGCAAGCGGCGCGACAAAGGCGATAATTAGCAGAACAATCACGGTAATGAAAATAATTCTTTTGACCTTGTCAGACATAAAATTTATTGGCTTTCGCGCTCTTTATGAATCATAATATAGATTTCGAGGAAGGTAAAGAGCAGGTTTAAGACGAGAG
It includes:
- the fusA gene encoding elongation factor G — translated: MPREYSLEKTRNFGIIAHIDAGKTTVSERVLFYTGKKHKIGEVHEGAAEMDWMEQEKERGITITAAATTCFWAPTSDPGNKHRLNLIDTPGHIDFTVEVKRSLRVLDGAVVVFDGVAGVEPQSETNWRYADGYNVPRMCFINKLDRMGADFWADVKSIHTRLAKNAYPLQIPIGDEEKFKGIIDLLTRKAYLYHDEWGKEITEEEIPAELSKVAETARHALIEAIVENDDTLMRQYLEGKEPALGELKAVLRKAVIQCKIIPILCGSALKNKGVQFLLDAIVEYLPSPLDVPDLVASDPKTGAAVSRKASDDEPFTALAFKVAADPYVGKLTFFRVYAGHLTSGSYVLNVSNGERERISRIVRLHANHREDVDEVFAGEIAAAVGLKSTSTGHTLCDPDHPILLESIVFPEPVISVAIEPKTKVDQEKMGIALQRLAEEDPTFRIRTDEETLETIISGMGELHLEIIVERMKREFSVGATVGKPQVAYKETIKDEAEGEGKYIRQTGGRGQYGHCWLRVAPQERGKGYEFIDEIKGASIPREYIPAIEKGVKEALENGVVAGYPVIDMTVTVYDGSYHEVDSSEAAFKLAGSFAFQEACKRALPVLLEPIMKVEVITPEEFLGEVIGDLNAKRGQIKEMRDRSGVKIIDALVPLAEMFGYATTLRSMTQGRASNTMEFSHYEEVPKQIALAIQETRSGVKRRG
- the rpsG gene encoding 30S ribosomal protein S7, whose translation is MRGKKAPKRKIAPDPKFGSVTIAKFINYLMRRGKKSTAQNVLYRTFDAIKSAGADPLTVFDMAMKNVGPALEIRPRRIGGANYQIPFPVNPDRRNTLAFRWIIDASRARKGKPMHKKLLEELQEAAKGEGAAMKKKMDMQRMAEANRAFAHFARYG
- the rpsL gene encoding 30S ribosomal protein S12, giving the protein MPTINQLVRQGRKSLKRKTKSPAMQTVFNVLTRRRKTLDKGNPYKRGVCLKVTTMTPKKPNSALRKIARVRLSNGEEATVYIPGEGHNLQEHSIVLVRGGRVKDLPGVRYHIVRGVYDTGGVQARKQGRSRYGAKREKAKK
- a CDS encoding site-2 protease family protein, with translation MTDIAFLIFIIMGAIIHEYSHGWMANELGDPTAKDLGRLTLNPIVHIDPMGSILLPLIAWFTTGGRFLFAYAKPVPYNPYNLKDKKWGPALVGIAGPASNFIIAAFLGMVVRFLPSSSFLEILSVGVWANVMLAVFNLVPIPPLDGSKILFALLPDSWRGMEHTFERYGIVLFILFIFYFASALLPLMAFLFRLFTGIAG
- a CDS encoding L28 family ribosomal protein, with protein sequence MSRRCDFCLRGPTKMTTRSHSNIASRRWVYINLQPKTIDGKGVKICTRCLKTQAKKMVTKS
- a CDS encoding UPF0182 family protein, whose product is MTIPKYLTRISFIGLFVVFILFSSIVAFVTDWWWFSEVGYTQIFIKSLIAKIALFSVAGIFAAVFLFINFSLAIRSKISWTAILPEALIGRPVDLNNRIVKKLAVVLSVAIALFFGLVAAANWQEVLKFISGAAFGATDPIFNKDIGFYVFSLPVLQAGLGLAKTLVILTLIGCAIIYFLRGSLYVASLQLLKQMRIERAARIHLGILLAIILSTIAAGVYLSRFTLLASQDGLVFGATYTDATVRILMLWISMVTAVLAAVSVVFWVWKGKLSLLVGAVSLYVVVGFAGAVIPSLVQKLVVAPNELVKETPFIKYNIAATRQAFALDKIEEREISGDKPITSTDISANNLTVKNMRLWDRKPLLSTFSQIQEIRTYYEFAEVDNDRYIIDGEIRQIMLSPRELSSASLPNRNWINERLTFTHGYGIAAGPMNQVTQEGLPVLFVKDLPPKSDVDELKISRPEIYFGELSNDYVIAKTKSLEFNYPKGEENVYATYEGTGGVEMNSFIKRVFYAVKFQSLKLLLSNDITSESRILYYRTIAERIAKIAPFLTFDRDPYIVIADGKVYWIADAYTTSDRYPYSQPLLLNGKSVNYVRNSVKVVVDAYNGSVVFYQADTEDPILKTYATIFPGTFRPMSEIPENLVSHLRYPEDIFTLQTAAYSVYHMDDPQIFYNKEDQWEIPAIASEGEGASRGSGIPPMQPRHIIMKLPGEKKEEYILMLPFTPRAKDNLSAWMVARNDGENYGKLLVYRFPKDKLVFGPKQIIGRINQDPVISQQISLWSQGGSQVIQGPLLVIPIEESLLYVRPLYLKAEAGKIPELKRVVVAYENKIAMEETLEEGLSKIFGSGAGVKPQGSATTKPSASGGIPPQDIPERIRRALGAYEEAVRAQRDGDWARYGEAIRQLGDILKQ